The following coding sequences lie in one Saccopteryx bilineata isolate mSacBil1 chromosome X, mSacBil1_pri_phased_curated, whole genome shotgun sequence genomic window:
- the CFP gene encoding properdin — translation MPTPAQAAWLLLLLLPPLLLLLTLPATGSDSVHCFTEYEESSGKCKGLLGGGVRVEDCCLNPAYAFQEPGSKFCQACRPPRWSPWSQWSPCSVSCTEGSQLRHRRCIGQGGQCPEKAQPGALEWQLQACEDQPCCPEMGGWSNWGPWAACSVTCSKGIRTRHRTCDQPTPKCGGHCPGKAQESEPCDTKQVCPTHGAWAAWSPWGPCSGSCHGGRVAPVERRSRTCSAPEPSLQPPGKPCPGTAYEERFCSGLPPCPVPGGWGPWGPVSPCPVTCGLGQTLEQRTCDQPVPQHGGPFCAGDAIRTHICNTAVPCPVDGEWGPWEEWSTCVRPKMKHISCEEIPGQQTRSRSCKGRKFNGHRCVGELQDIRHCYNIQRCNWQGSWSEWGTWGLCTPPCGPNPIRTRQRHCKAHLPKFSPTVTIVEGEGKKNVSFWGKPWALCEMLQGQKVVVEEKRPCTHVPACKDPEDEKF, via the exons ATGCCCACCCCAGCACAGGCTGCttggttgctgctgctgctgctgccgccactGCTTCTGCTACTCACCCTGCCAGCCACAG GCTCAGACTCCGTACACTGCTTCACCGAGTATGAGGAATCCTCAGGCAAGTGCAAGGGCCTCCTGGGGGGAGGCGTTCGTGTGGAAGACTGCTGTCTCAACCCTGCCTATGCCTTCCAGGAGCCTGGCAGCAAGTTCTGTCAGGCATGCAG GCCCCCACGATGGTCACCGTGGTCCCAGTGGTCCCCCTGCTCAGTGAGCTGCACTGAGGGCTCCCAGCTGCGGCACCGGCGCTGCATAGGCCAGGGCGGACAGTGCCCTGAGAAGGCGCAGCCTGGGGCCCTTGAGTGGCAGCTGCAGGCCTGTGAGGACCAGCCGTGCTGTCCTG AGATGGGTGGCTGGTCCAACTGGGGGCCCTGGGCTGCTTGCTCTGTCACCTGCTCCAAAGGGATCCGGACCCGTCATCGAACATGTGATCAGCCCACCCCCAAGTGTGGGGGCCACTGCCCAGGAAAGGCACAAGAGTCAGAACCCTGTGACACGAAGCAGGTCTGCCCCA CACACGGGGCCTGGGCTGCTTGGAGTCCCTGGGGCCCCTGCTCAGGCTCCTGCCATGGTGGACGCGTCGCGCCTGTGGAAAGACGAAGCCGCACATGTTCTGCACCTGAGCCCTCCCTGCAGCCTCCTGGAAAGCCATGCCCAGGGACAGCCTATGAGGAGCGGTTCTGCAGTGGCCTGCCGCCCTGTCCAG TGCCTGGAGGCTGGGGACCATGGGGTCCAGTGAGCCCCTGTCCCGTGACCTGTGGCCTAGGCCAGACCTTGGAACAACGGACATGTGATCAACCCGTGCCCCAGCATGGGGGCCCCTTTTGTGCCGGTGATGCCATCCGGACCCACATCTGCAACACAGCTGTGCCCTGCCCTG TGGACGGAGAGTGGGGGCCGTGGGAGGAATGGAGCACCTGTGTTCGCCCGAAGATGAAACACATCAGCTGTGAGGAGATCCCTGGCCAGCAGACACGCTCAAGGAGCTGCAAGGGCCGCAAGTTTAATGGACATAGATGTGTTGGGGAACTACAGGATATCCGGCACTGCTATAACATCCAGCGCTGTAACT GGCAAGGCTCGTGGTCAGAGTGGGGTACCTGGGGGCTGTGCACGCCCCCGTGCGGACCCAACCCTATCCGTACCCGCCAGCGCCACTGCAAGGCCCATCTCCCCAAGTTCTC GCCTACTGTTACCATCGTTGAAGGTGAAGGTAAGAAGAACGTGAGCTTCTGGGGGAAACCATGGGCACTGTGCGAGATGCTACAGGGGCagaaggtggtggtggaggagaaaCGGCCATGTACACACGTGCCTGCCTGCAAAGACCCTGAAGATGAGAAGTTTTAA